Proteins encoded together in one Bacteroidota bacterium window:
- a CDS encoding choice-of-anchor B family protein: protein MRTLLLLSLLILPGSLAAQEAVTASCSGGTALSFPCSDVDLVGRLTTSQLNIRAFSGTPRGNDIWGWTDPETGVEYALVGTTEGTVFVSLADPVSPRVVGTLASATGTSTWRDLKTHGNYVYIVSEADGHGMQVFDLRQLRDVTGAPVEFEATGRYTGIGSAHNIVIDEDLPYAFVVGSTQSNFNCNGGGLHIVDLGRPTLPRLAGCFDSDGYTHDAQCVRYDGPDTDYTGDAVCFSSNGAFGNNDVLSISNVTNPREAVSISRTTYPFPGYAHQGWLTEDKRYFLMNDEFDESNGDYGSNRTRTLIFDVSDLDDPVYVGAYLSVLS from the coding sequence ATGCGTACGCTTCTGCTCCTGAGCCTCTTGATCCTCCCTGGCTCCCTCGCCGCTCAAGAGGCTGTCACGGCTTCCTGTTCTGGCGGGACCGCGCTGAGCTTCCCCTGCTCAGACGTGGATCTGGTTGGGCGGCTGACCACCTCCCAGCTCAACATCCGCGCCTTCTCGGGGACCCCGCGCGGCAATGACATCTGGGGCTGGACCGACCCGGAGACGGGCGTCGAATACGCGCTCGTGGGTACCACCGAGGGCACCGTGTTCGTCAGCCTCGCGGACCCTGTTTCGCCCAGGGTCGTCGGCACGCTGGCCAGCGCCACAGGCACGTCCACCTGGCGCGACCTCAAGACGCATGGCAACTACGTCTACATCGTCAGCGAAGCCGACGGGCATGGCATGCAGGTCTTCGACCTGAGGCAGCTACGCGACGTCACCGGTGCCCCGGTCGAGTTCGAAGCGACGGGCCGCTACACCGGCATCGGCAGCGCGCACAACATCGTCATTGACGAGGACCTCCCCTATGCCTTCGTCGTGGGGTCCACGCAAAGCAACTTCAACTGCAACGGGGGCGGCCTCCACATCGTCGACCTCGGCCGTCCCACCCTGCCGCGCCTCGCGGGCTGCTTCGATAGCGACGGCTACACACACGACGCCCAGTGCGTCCGCTACGACGGCCCCGACACCGACTACACCGGCGACGCCGTCTGCTTCTCCTCCAACGGCGCCTTCGGCAACAACGACGTCCTCTCGATCAGCAACGTCACGAACCCGCGCGAGGCCGTGAGCATCAGCCGCACGACGTATCCCTTCCCGGGCTACGCGCACCAAGGCTGGCTCACGGAAGACAAGCGCTACTTCCTCATGAACGACGAGTTCGACGAGAGCAACGGCGACTATGGGAGCAACCGCACGCGCACGCTCATCTTCGACGTGAGCGACCTCGACGACCCCGTCTACGTCGGCGCCTACCTCAGCGTGCTCTC